The genomic segment CACGGGCGGCCTCCGCCAGCCGGGCCCTGAGATCCTCCGGGACGCGCCGGTCGGCGAACGGGGAACGGCTGGTGTGCCGGAGCGGAATGGCGGGCCGCAGCTCCGCCAGGCCGCCGGGGCCGGCCCCCGGCCGTTCCGCACCTGGCGGCTCCGCGGAGGGCTCCTCCGGGCCGTCCGCCGGCGGGCTGTCGCGTTCGTCCGGGCCGGTGCCGTCCGTCCCGGTCAGGTGCACGGAAGCCAGCAGGCCGGGGTCGGACGGGTCCGGCAGCAGCCGGACCTCGGGCCGCAGCCCCTCACCGGCCGCCGCCACCCGGAGGTTGAACAGCGCGGCGCCGCAGCCGATGTGCAGCGCCCGGTGCTCCGGGTCGGCGCGCGGCATGGCCCGTTCCGGGTCCCGGCGCAGCTCGACGGTGCGGCTTCCGGGGCGGTGGCGGAACCGCCAGGGCTGCGCGTTGTGCATGGACGGCGCGGCCGTGGCCTCGCGGACCAGGTCCGTGACGAGTGTGGTGTCGAGCGGTCGCACTGGCATACCGCACCTCCTCGGGTGGCGTGCGGGCCCGGCCCTTCCCGCCGGTCCCCGGCCGGCGAGGGGAACGGGTCCCTCCCTTCCACGGTAGATCGCCCCGCCTCTCCCCGGACGGGGCCGCCCGCCGCGCGTGACCGGCGCGGCGGGCGGCCCGGCCGGTACCGGGCGTTCCGTGTGCTCCGTTCGTTCCCGGTGCACCGGCCGGGACACCGGCCGCGCCGCCCTCGGCAAGGACGGCGGGGACGGCAAGGACGGCGGGGACGGCAAGGACGGCGGGGACGGCGGGACCCCGGCACGGTCCTCCGGGGGCGGGCGCGCCGGGGCCCGGGCCGGCCTCAGTCCGTCTCGATGCGGCGGCCGGACAGGCGCTCGGGATCGATGAGCACCCAGAAGTCGCGCACGCCGCCCGCCCAGGGTTCCGCATGCGTGAGTTCCGCCAGACGGCCGACCATGTCCGGCTCCGTGACGTGCCGGGCCCGCCCGACGACGAGCACGCTCCAGCCGCGGCTCATGGCGTCGTCGACCGCGTCGACCTCGAAGGCGACGCGGTGGCCCGCCGCCCGGGCGGTCGCGGTCCCGGGCGCCGTCCGGTACGCGATCCGTCCGGCCTCGACCACGTAGTTCACCGGGACGATCACCGGGTCGTCGGCGAGCGACAGGCCGATGCGCCCCACGCCGTGCGAGGAGAGCAGGGACCAGCACTCCTCGGCGTCGAGAGGCACCAGCCGGGGGTGGGCCGCGGCCCTGCTCCGGCCGGCCGGCCTGGCCGCACCGGCGCCGCGCAGCGCGTCGACGGAGGTCCCCAGCGCGCCGGCCAGCCGGGCGATGCCCGGCGCGCTGGGGTCGGCGGAGTGCTCCTCCAGATACGCCAGATAGCCCGGCGCCATACCGGCCCGGGCCGCGGCCTCCTCGCGGGTGAGCCCGAGCCGCTCGCGCTGGAGGGTGATCCGGCGCCCGATGTCACCCGGGTCCGGAGTCCTGTGGGCCTTTCCGTTCTCCGTTTCCGACACGGCCACGTTCCTTCCGTCACAGCTCGGGGCTCCGTCACCAGGTTCGCCCGGCACGCCGCCGTCCGCCCGTCCGGGACGGCCGCCCGGCCGGGGCCCGGCCCGGTCCGTTCCGGACGGCCCGGGGAAGCCGGCGGCGGTCCGGCCCGCCGCGGTGGCCGCCTCCGCCGGCCGGGCCACGGACGGGCGGACGCGGCCGGGGGTGCCGGGTCCGCCCGGTGCCCGGAGCGTGGGCGGCGGTGGTGCCGCCGGGCCGCGGGCGGACCCGCGGTTCAGGCGGGCCGGTCCCCGGCGGGTTCCTCCGCGGCCCGCGGACCGTCCTCGCCCGTCCCGCCGCGCCACGGCGGCGGAGCGGCCGAACGGCGGGCGGTCCGCCGGCTGTCGAGGGCCCGCTCCATCTGGCGGCGCAGCCGGTCCTGCAGGCGGTCGGTGGCCTCCTGGCTGGTGGCCTCCCGGGCGTGGGCGACGACCAGGTCCGGGCCCACCCGGAGTTCGGCCGCGGCGGTCCAGGGGTGCTCGGCGTGGTGGGCGTTGGCCCTGGCGATCCGCACGCCGCCGGTCACCGGGGGCAGCCCCTGCCGGTCCAGCACCGCGCCGATCTTCGCCCGGAGGTACTCCAGCGCCCCCTCCTCGACGTCGCCCTCGGCGCGCACGCGCACGGCCTCGGTGCCGCGGACTCCGGTTTCCCTGGCAGTCATTCCGACCACTCCCTCGTTGCTCTTCCCGACAGCCCCAGTCTTCTGCCGGGGCTCCGCCGGACCCAGGGCCCATCGGTCCCGGTACGGAGGGCCGGGAGACCTGCCGTTGATCACCTTCGTCCCGGTGCCCGCGGGGCCGTGCGGGCCGTTCACCGGCCCGCCGCCCGGGACGGCGGCTCCCACCGCCGGGGGCGGCACCGGCGTCCGGCCGGTGCCGCCCCCGGGGCCCTCAGGCGTGGGGGACGACCACGACGGGGCAGTGGGCGTGCTGGGTGGCGGCCTGGCTCACCGAGCCGAGCAGCAGCCCGGCGAAGCCGCCGCGGCCCCGCTTGCCGACGACCAGCAGCCGGGCCTCCTCACTCGCCTCGACCAGGGCCTCCCGGGCACGGCCCCGGACCAGCCGGTGCTCGACCGGCACATCCGGGTAGCGTTCCCGCCAGCCGGCCAGCGACTCGGCCAGCAGCCGCTCCTCGTCGGCCTTGAGCATCCCCGGCTCGTAGGCGTAGGGGGCCGACTCGTCCTCGGGCGGCGGCACCGGCACGCTCCACTCGGACCAGGCGTGCAGGGCGACCACACCCGTCTCCCGGGCCGCGGCCGCCTCGAACGCGAAGCCGAGCGCCGTCTCGCCCGCCGGGGAACCGTCGACACCGACCAGCACCGGCCCGGTGCCGTCCGTCCTGCCGCGGACCACCAGCACGGGGCAGTGGCTGTGCGCCGCGAGCTGCCCCGCCACCGAACCGATGAGCAGCCGGGCGAAACCGCCCAGGCCCCGGCTGCCGACCACCATCAGAGCGGCCGAGCGGGACTCCTCCTCCAGCACGGCCAGCGCCTCGCCGGTGACGACCTCCCCGCCGGCCTCCACCTCCGGCGCGGTCGCCCGCGCCCGCTCCTCCGCCTCGGCCACGATGCGCTTCGCCTCGTACCGCAGGTCGCCCTCGACCGCCCCCAGCGGCATGTGCGTCGAGGGCCACACGAAGGCGTGCACCACCCGCAACGGGCGGTTGCGGTACGCCGCCTCCCGGGCCGCGACCTCGACGGCCTCCAGACCGGACGGTGATCCGTCCACCCCCACCACCACAGGACCGTTCCTCGCCATCACCGGTCACCCTCTCCACTCGCTCTGTGTCCCCGGGCCGTATGCGCAACCGCGAGGGCGTCCGCGGGCCGGCCGGGCCGCTCCGGCGGACCGGGGCGGCGCGGCCGGGCGCCGCGGCCTGTACCGGGCGGTGTCCCGGTCTCCTCCCAGCACACCACCGCGGCGGCCCGGACGGCAGGGTCCGGCGGGCCACCTGGCGGGGCCCACCGGCCCTCAGGGGTGGCGCGGCAGCCTTCGCCGCGCCAGGGGGAGGCGGCACCCGGAGGGGGCGGCGTCCGTGCGCCGGGCCCCGGCAGGAGGCCCGGGCACCCCGCCGCTCCCGCCCCGCGGCCGTTCGGCCCGGGCCCCCGCGGACCGGCCGCTCAGTGGTCCGCGGGGGGATCGGTGCGGGTCCGTACGGACCCGGGCCGGGGCGGGGCCGCCCGCCGGCCCTGCCGGCCCCGGCCTCCCTCCCTGCCTCCCACGATGTGGCCCCGCACCCCCGGCGGCAACCGCGCGGGTGATCCGGACAGCGGCCCGCCGGCCCGTGCCGCACAAGGGCCCACGGGCCCCGCCCGTACCCCGTAGGCCCTGTTGCAGCGCCTGTCCGTTGCGGGAAGGCTGCGAGCATGGTGAGGGACGAGCAGGCCCCGGTGACGGCACCGCCCGCCGCCGGTCTGTCCGCGGCGGAGGCCGCCGCGCGGCTGGAACGGTACGGTCCGAACATCGTCAGCACGGCCCGCCCCACGCCGTTGTGGCACCGGATCGGCACGCAGCTGCGCGATCCGCTGATCCTCGTGCTGCTGGTGGCCATCGCGCTCACCATCGCGACCGGCGACTACCTCGACACCTCGATCATCTCCTTCGTCGTCGTGGTCAACACGGCCGTGGGCGTCACCCAGGAGGTCCGCGCGGAACGGGCCGTCATGGCGCTGCGCGAGCTCAGCGCACCCGGCGCCCGGGTGGTGCGGGGCGGCGAGGAGCGCCATGTGCCGTCCTCGGAGGTGGTGCCGGGGGACCTGGTGCTGCTCGGCGAGGGCGACATCGTGCCCGCGGACGGGGAGCTGCTGGAGGAGGCCGCGCTGCTCGTCGACGAGTCCTCGCTGACGGGCGAGGCGGAACCGGTGGGCAAGCCGCTGCCCGCGGACGGGGAGCAGCGGCCCGTCGTGTCGGCCGGCACCGTGGTCGTACGGGGCCGGGCCCGCTTCGTCGTCACCGCCACCGGCGCGGACAGCGCCACCGGCCGGATCGCGGCGCTGATGACGACGAAGCCCGCCGCCACACCGCTCCAGCGCCGCCTCGCCGCGTTCGGCCGGGTGCTGGCGGCCGTCGCCGTCGTGCTCTGCCTCGTGGTGCTGGTCATCGGGCTGCTGCGCGGGCAGGACCCGGAGCTGATGGCGGTGACGGCGATCAGCCTGGTGGTCGCCGCCGTCCCCGAGTCGCTGCCGGCCGTGGTCACGCTCGGGCTGGCGCTGGGCGCCCGGCGGATGGCGGAGCGCAACGCGATCGTGCGGCGCCTGCCGGCCGTGGAGACCCTCGGCTCCGTCACGGTCATCGCCACCGACAAGACCGGCACCCTCACCGAGGGCCGGATGTCCGCCCAGCGGCTGTGGACCCGGCACGGCACGGCGGCCGTCTCGGGCACCGGCTACGCCCCCGAGGGGCGCGTCGAGCGCGAGGACACCGAACTGCGGCCGGACACGGCACCGGACGTCACGGAACTCCTCACCGCCGCCGTCCTCTGCAACGACGCCGCCCTGCAGGCCCCGGACGCCCCGGACGCCACGGACAGCGGGGACCGGCGGAGCGGCGAGGCCCGTTCGAGCGCCCGGGGCGACGCGGCCGACTGGCACGCCCTGGGCGACCCGACGGAGGCCGCCCTGCTCACCGCCGGGGCCCGGCTCGGCCTCGACCGGGAGGCGCTGGCCCGGGAGTGGCCGCGGACGGAGGAGGTCCCGTTCACCAGCGACCGGGCCCGGATGACCACCGTCCACCGCCGGCCCGGCGGCGGACTGCGCGTCGTCTGCAAGGGCGCGCCGGAGGTGGTGCTCGCACCGGAGGTGCTCGCCGACGGTGCCGGGACGCTCGCCGAGGCCGCGGAGGCCGCCGGCCGGCTGGCCGCGGAGGGCTACCGGGTGCTGGCCGTGGCCGTCGCCGACCGCGCGGAACCGCCGGAGGACGGCGGGGACTGGGAGTCCGGGCTGAACCTGCTGGGGCTGATCGGCATCCTCGACCCGCCCCGGGAGGCGGCCGCCGCGACGGTGGCGGCCTGCCGCCGGGCCGGGATCATCCCCGTCCTCATCACCGGCGACCACCCGCTGACCGCCGGGGTGGTGGCCCGGCGCCTCGGCATCGTGGAGGCCGGGGAGGAGGCGGAGGAGGTCACCACCGGCGACCGCATCCGCGACGGCTCCGCCGGCGATCTGACCAGGCCGCGGGTCTTCGCCCGCACCAGCCCCGAACAGAAGCTCGACATCGTCCAGGCCTGGCGCGGCGCCGGGCACGTCGTGGCCATGACGGGCGACGGCGTCAACGACGGGCCGGCGCTGCACCGGGCGGACATCGGCGTGGCCATGGGCCGCCGCGGCACCGAGGTGGCCCGGCAGGCCGCCGACCTGGTACTGGCCGACGACGACCTGGGCACGGTCGTCGCCGCCGTCGAGGAGGGCCGCCGGGTCTACGCCAACGTGCGGCGGTTCCTGCTGTACGGGCTGGCGGGCGGCGCGGCGGAGATCCTGGTGATGCTGTTCGGCCCGTTCCTCGGCATGCCGCTGCCGCTGCTGCCCGCCCAGATCCTCTGGATCAACCTGCTGACCCACGGCCTGCCCGGGGTGGCGCTGGGCGCGGAGCCGGTGGCGCCCGACACGATGCGGCAGCCGCCGAGGCCGCCGGAGGAGAGCGTGCTCGGCGCGGGACTGTGGCCGCGCATCCTCGCCATGGGCCTGGTGATCGCCGGGGCCTCGCTGGGGGTGGGGATCTGGGCCCACGAGACCGGGCGGCCGTGGCAGACCATGGTCTTCCTGGTGCTGGGCGCCACGCAGCTCGGGGTGGGCCTGGCCTCCCGGGCGCGGCCGGGCACCTTCACCAACCCGTTCCTGCTGGTCGGGATCGCGGCCGCGCTGGCGCTGCAGATCGCGGGCGTCTACCTGCCGCCGCTGCAGAAGCTGCTCGGCACGGAGGCCCTGAGCGCGGGCGATCTGCTCATCGGCTGCGCCCTCTCGGCGGTCGGCTACGCCGCGATGCGCCTTCAGGTGCGGCTGTCGGCGCGTGCGGAGCGGTCCGCCGGAGCGGAGGCCGCGGAGGTCGCCGGGGATCCGGAGGTCGCCGGGGATCCGGAGACGCCGGGGGCGCCGGAGGACCGGGAGCGGGCGGCCGGACGCTGAGACGGCCCGTCGGGTGCCCGGGTGGTCGGGTGCCCGGGGTGCCCGCCCGAACGGCGGGGCGCGGCCGGGCGGCCGGGGCGAGGTCATGGGGCCGTACCGGCGGCGGGCCGGCCTACGGGCGAGCGGCCGTGCCGGCCCCGGCCCGTCAGACGAGCGGGCCCTCCCGGACCGGCCCCGCGCCGTTGTGGTCGATGTGCTCGCGTACGCCCACCACGCCGTCCACCCCCCGGCACAGCCGGACGAGGACCGGCACCAGCCGCCGCGACGGCACCGTGCCGCCCAGCAGGACCTGGCCGTCCGTCACCTCGGCCGTCACCCCCCGGGCGGCGTCCCCGACGGTCTCCGCCAGGATGTCGTGGAGGATCTCCGCGCGGATCGCCTCGTCGGTGCGGAGGAAGACCCGCAGCAGGTCGCGGCGGCTGATGATGCCCAGGAGCCGGTCGGAGGCGTCCACGACGGGGAGCCGTTTGATGCCGTGGATCTCCATCAGCCGCGCCGCCTCCACGACCGTCCAGTCCGGGCGGACGCACACGGCGGGCGCCGACATGACCTCCTCGGCCCGGGCGCCCTCCGCCTTGGCGCGCTCCCAGGCCTCCAGATGCGGCATGGGGGAGACGCGGTCCCCGGTCTCCAGCCGGTCGGTGGCCTTCCGCAGCAGGTCGTTCTCGGAGACGACACCGACCGGGCGGCCCGCGGCGTCGACGACCGGCACGGCGGTGACCCGGCGTTCGGCGAGCAGCCCGGCGAGTTCCTTGAACGGGGTGTCCGGCCGGACGGACACGACCTCCCGGGTCATCAGTTCTCCGACCGTGCGGTGGCGCATCGTCCCGCTCCTCTCTCCGCCCGTCCGCTCAGCCGTCCGCCGTGTGGCCGGGGCCCCGCGGCGGCGTCCGGCCGGCTGCCCGCCGGGACCCGCTACCAGAACAGCACCGCCCCGCACCGTCCGCCAGCGGGACTCCGCCGACGGGACGGAGGCCGGAACACCGGGCGGACCTCGCCGGCTCCCCGGGTGTCACTGGACGGCCGAGCGGATCTCCTGCTCGGTGGCGGTGTGGGAGACGAGGAAGAGGATGTCCCCCGGCCGCAGCGGCAGGTCGCGGGTGGGGAACACCGGTTCGCCGTCGCGGATGACGGCGGCGACGAGCGTGCCGGCGGGGAGCCGCAGGTCGTCGATCCGGCGGCCGTCCGCGCGGGAACCGGCGGAGACCAGCGTCTCGATGACGCCGACCCCGGTCTGCCCCAGCCGGAGCAGGGACACGGTGTCCACCGCCCCGGCGACCTCCTCGACCAGGGCGACCAGCGGCATGTCGGCGGGCACCGCGATGTCCACGCCCCAGTGCTCGTCGAACAGCCAGGTGTTCTCGGGGTCGTTGACGCGGGCGGCGACCCGGGGGACGGCGAACCGTGTCTTGGCGAGATGGCTGATGACGAGGTTGTCCTCGTCCCGGTCGGTGGCGGCGACGAGGACGTCGGCGGTGAGGACCCCGGCGTGTTCGAGCACCGCGGGCTCGCAGGCATCCCCGGGGACGAAATCCGGGCCCGCCCCGCCCGCCGGGCCGGCGGGCCGCCGCTCGTCCAGGTCGACGAGGGTGACGTCGTGCTGCTCGGCGGTGAGGACCCGCGCGATCCGGCTGCCCAGCCGCCCGGCGCCCGCGATGATCGCTCTCATGTGCCCAGCTCCTTACCGAGGAAGCCGCGCAGCGTGCCGAGAGCGGTGGCGGCGACGGCGAAGGTGACGACATCGGACGGTTCGGCCGCGGTGTTGTGGGCGGGGACGAGGGAATGGCCGCCCCGGGTCACCTCCACCACCCGGATCTCCCCGTCCACGTCGAACTCCGCCAGCCGCCGCCCGGTGAGGTAGCCGGGCAGCTCGGAACGGACGAGCAGGGTCTCGCCGTTGCCGAAGGCCAGTTCGGGGTCGAGGTGGCGGTGGAGCAGTGTCCGGTGGATCTGCTGGACGGTCCAGCGGATGGCGGCCACGGTGGGGATGCCGAAGCCGCGGTACAGCTCCTTGCGGTGCGGGTCGTGGAGGCGGGCGACGACGACGGGGACCCGGTAGGTCTCCTTGGCCGTGCGTGCGCTGACCAGGTTCCGGTTGTCACCGGAGGTCAGGGCGACGAACGCGTCGGCGTGCTCGATCCCGGCCGCCTCCAGCGCCGTACGGCTGAAGCCGCTGCCGGAGTGGAAGGCGCCGGAGAAGCCGGCGGGCAGCAGCCGCCGGGCCCCGGGGAGCGGGTCGATGATCCGTACGTCGTGGCCCTCGGCGGCGAGTTGCGCGGCGAGCGCGGAGCCCGTCCGGCCGCAGCCCGCGATGATCACTCTCATCGGTCCTCGTCTCCTTCCGGGATCCGGGCCGGGCCCGGCCCGTCGTCCGCCGGCTCGTGTCCGGCCGGCCCGGCGCCGTCCGCCCGCCCGCCGCCGGGGGCGGCCCGTTCGCCGCTCTCCGGACGGCGGCGGCGCAGCCACGCCTTGCGGAGCTCGTCGGCGGCCAGCGGAAGCGCCCCGAGACCGGTCAGCACCGCCCAGTCGGCCGCCGCGAGCGGGGCGGTGTTGAACACCTCCTGGAGCACCGGCACATAGCTGATACAGGCCATCAGGGCGACGCCGACGCCACCGGCGCCCAGCAGCCACGGGTTGGAGAACAGGCCCGCCCGCAGCAGGCTCTGCCGGTCGGTGCGGACGGCCAGGCCCACGAAGAACTGGCTGAGCACGATGCCCGCCTGGACCATCGTCACCGCCTCCCGGTACACCGGGTGCTCCTCGGTGAAGTCGGCGAACGGGATGCCGGAGGCGTGGATGTGCCAGAAGAAGACGGCGGTCACGCCGAGCGCCTGGATGCCGCCGAGGAAGAGGATCCGGCGCATCACCGCCATCGAGAACAGGCGTTCCCGGCGGGCCCGCGGCGGCCGGTCCATGACGTCGGACTCCGGCGGCTCCGCGCCGAGCGCCAGGGCGGGCAGCACGTCCGAGCCGAGGTCGATGGCGAGGATCTGCACCGCGCTGATCGGGACGAGCGGGAAGCCGGTGAACGTCGCCGCGACGATGGGGCCCAGCTCGCCGATGTTGCTGCTGAAGACGTAGACCAGGAACCTGCGGATGTTCTGGTAGACGGAGCGGCCCAGCCGCACGGCGGTGGCGATGGAGGCGAAGGAGTCGTCCAGCAGCACCATGACCGCGGCCTCCCGGGCCACGTCGGTGCCGGAGGCGCCCATCGCCACCCCGATGTCGGCGTGCTTGAGCGCCGGGGCGTCGTTGGCGCCGTCTCCGGTGACGGCCACCACCTCGCCGCGCCGCCGCAGGGCGGTCACGGCCCGCGTCTTGTGCTCGGGGCTCACCCGGCACAGCAGCAGCTCCGGGCCGCCGGCCATCAGTTCGTCGAGCGCCGCGTCGTCGAGCGTGTCCAGACGCTTGCCGGTGACGACGACCGGCTCGCGCCCGCGGACGATCCCCACCCTGCGCGCCACGGCCTCGGCGGTGAGCGGGTGGTCGCCGGTCGCCATGACGATGCGGATGCCCGCCCGCCGGCAGGCGTCCACGGCCTCGCTGACCTCGGCCCGGGGCGGGTCGAGCATGCCGGTGAGCCCGAGCAGGGTCAGCCCCGACTCGGCGGCGTCGCGGTCCCCGCCGGGCCCCTCCGCCCGCCGGACGGCGACCGCGAGGACCCTCAGCCCCTGGGCCGCCAGTTCGTCGTTGACGGCGACGACAGCGGCCCGGGACTCCTCGGTGAGCGGCCGGGCCCCGCCGTCCCGGTCGATGTGCGTGCAGCGGGCCAGCAGTTCCTGCGGGGCGCCCTTGGCGTGGACGAGGAAGCCGCCGCCCGGCGCGCGGTGCACGGTGCTCATGAGCTTGCGGCCCGGGTCGAACGGGTGCTCCGCCACCCGGGGGGAAGCGGCCTCCTCCGCGTGCGGGTCGATCCCGGCCTTGGCCGCCGCGACGAGCAGCGCCCCCTCGGTGGTGTCGCCGAGCACCCGCCAGGTTCCGTGGTGCCCGCCCGGCCCGCCGCCGCTTCCGGGGCCGTCCCGTCCGCCGTCCCCGCCCGGCGGTACGAGCTTGGCGTCGCAGCAGAGCGCGGCGACCCGCAGCAGCTCCCGCACCCGAGGTCCCGGGTCCGCCACCTCGCCCTCCGGGGCGTACCCCACGCCGGACACCGGGTGGAGCGCCCCGTCGGCCCACACCCGGGTGACGGTCATCTCCGCCTGCGTCAGTGTCCCGGTCTTGTCGGTGAGGATCACGGTGGTCGAACCCAGCGCCTCCACCGCCAGCAGCCGCTTCACCAGGGCGTTGCGGCGGGCCATCCGCCGCACGCCGATGGCCAGCGACACCGAGAGCGTCGCGGGCAGCCCTTCGGGGACGAGGGCCACCATCACCCCGAGGGCGAAGACGAACGCCTCGACCGTGTCGTCGCCGGGAAGCCGGACGGCGAACAGCAGGGCACCGATGGCCAGCGCGGTCCCCGCGACCCGCCGCGCCATGGCCGCCACCTGGAGCTGCAACGGCGTCCTCTGCCGGGACGCGGAGGCCGTCAGCCGGTAGATGCGGCCGAACTCGGTGGCCGCCCCGGTGGCGAACACCACCGCCTTCCCCGCACCGGCCACCACGTCGGTGCCCATGAAGAGACAGTTGCGCGCGTCCGTCAGCGGCCCGGGGACGGCCATCGGCGCGCTGTCGCGGCGCACCGGGTCGCTCTCCCCGGTCAGGGCCGCGTTGTTCACCGACAGCTCGTGCGCCTCCACGAGCCGGCAGTCCGCGGGCACCGCGTCACCGGCCTCCAGCGCCACCACGTCGCCCGGGACCAGGTCCCGCGCCGGCACCTCCTGCCGCCGGCCGTCCCGGAGGACGCGGCAGGTGTGCGGGACCATGGCCTGCAGCGACTCCGCCGTGCGCTCCGCCGAGTACTCCTGGGTGAAGCCGATGACGGCGTTGAGCGCCACCACGCACAGGATCGCCACGGCCAGCTGGAGCCGGCCCGCGTCCCGGGGCTCGCTCAGCCAGTAGGTGAGGAAGGTGATCGCCGAGGCGAGCAGCAGGACGACGGCGAAGAGGTCGGTGAGCTGCGCCAGGGCCTGCCGCCCCAAGCCGGCCCGCGCGGCGCGGGGCAGCTCGTTGGCGCCGTACCGCTCCCGGCGCTCCCCGGCGGCGTCCGGGGAGAGGCCGCGCGGGGAGGAGCCCAGGGCGCCGTGGACCTCGCCGGGCGGCAGCGCCTCCAGAGCGGGGCCGGCGGCCTCCGGGGGGCCCGGAGGGCCGTCACCGGCCGGGTCGGTGACGGGGGCCGGGGTCACGGGCATCGCCCGGCACCGGTGGACGCGGGCCGCGGCTGCCCGGGCCGGGTGTCCCGCGGCTCCGCCGGCACGGGCCGGGGGCCCCGCCGGGTGCCGGGATGGGGAGCCATGGCCATCCTCCAGGGAGAGTGACGGGAGGCGCTGCTGTGCCGCCCTCCCTTCGTACCCCCTTTCCCCGGCAACGGGGAGTGGCCGGACCGGTTCTGCCTCGGTTGGCGGAGCGGCGTCACCGTCGGCTGCCGGTGCCAGCCCCCGCCCTCGGCGTCCGGGCACCCGGACCAGCGGTCCGGGCCCGGCCCCGGCGCGGCCGGGTGCGCGGGCGCGGAGGCGGGAGCAGGCGGCGGGTGGAAGCGGCTGGAGGAAGCGGCGGGGGAACCTGCCGGGAGGGCAGGACCGGTGAGAGAAGTGTGCTGATCGGCGCGGTTCCCGGCCGGTGCCCGGGGCGGCGGGTAGCGTGCCTCTTCCGTCGTGCGCGGCCGGGCCCGGTTCCGCGTTCAACTGCCCTTCCCGGGAACGGGGATGAGCCGTCCGGCGGCGGGTAGGCCCCTCCAGAAGCGGAACCGGAAGGTGACAACCATGACTCCTGCTCCACGGGGGCCGGTCGCGCTCCTGGCCGCCGCGGCCCTCCTGTTCACGGCCGCGTGCGGTTCCGGCGACGACGGGGGTGACGAGAAGACCACGACGCCGTCGGCCACCACCGGGACGGCGGACACCGGCACGCCGGACCGGTCGCCCACGTCCCGCTCGCCGCGCCCCACGGAGACCGCCCCGGACGACCCGGACCGCGCCGAGGACGAGATCCGGAAGGCATGGCGGGGCTTCTTCGACCCTGACCTGCCGGTGGAGGAGAAGACCGCTCTCGTCGAGGACGGCATCCAGTACGAGCTGATGATCCGGGGCTTCGCCGAGGACAAGCGGGCCGGTGAACTGCGGGTGCGCGTGGACTCCGTCGACTTCACCTCCTCGCGGGACGCCGACGTCGGCTACACCCTCCTGCGCGGCGACGAGACGATCCGGCCGGAGAAGCCGGGGGAGTCCGTGCGGCAGGACGACGACTGGAAGATCTCGTTCCGCACGCTCTGCTCCCTCGCGGACCGGGGCGAGGACGTCCCCAAGCCCGTGGCCTGCTGACCGCCCGGGCAGGGGACCCCGGCCCGGGCCCGATCGGGAGCCCGGGCCCTCATCCGGCCGCCCCGCCCCGGCCTCCCCGCCACGGCCGGTATGCGAGGTTTCATCCTTCTCGCCCGGGAACCCGGCAGACGGGGCAACGGCCGCCTCCCGGCCGGCCGCCGGCCCCGGTGCGCCGCGCCGCAGCGGCAGCCCGGCGCACGGACCCCAGCAGCGGCAAGGAGAGAGCCATGGCGCACACGAGCGTCCCCCAGGTTCTGCACGCGATCAAGGACGTCGACTTCCCGGCCGGCAAGGACGAACTCATCCGGGCCGCGAAGGTGGGCGGCGCCTCCGAGGCGGCCGTGGCCGCGCTGCGCGGTATCCCGGCCGAGCGGTACGAGAACCGCGACCAGGTGGCCCACTCCGTGCGGGTCGACCCGGACTCCGACCTCGGTCACAGCCGCGGCCAGCAGGGCGAGCAGGCGCGCAAGGGCGCCAAGCGGCATCTGTCCCAGCACCTGCGCGACGCCGACAAGCCCCCCGTCGAGGAGGAGCTCGAACACCCGCGCAGGATGCCCGGCACCGGCCCGCGCCAGGGCCCCCGG from the Streptomyces xinghaiensis S187 genome contains:
- a CDS encoding potassium channel family protein, with the translated sequence MRVIIAGCGRTGSALAAQLAAEGHDVRIIDPLPGARRLLPAGFSGAFHSGSGFSRTALEAAGIEHADAFVALTSGDNRNLVSARTAKETYRVPVVVARLHDPHRKELYRGFGIPTVAAIRWTVQQIHRTLLHRHLDPELAFGNGETLLVRSELPGYLTGRRLAEFDVDGEIRVVEVTRGGHSLVPAHNTAAEPSDVVTFAVAATALGTLRGFLGKELGT
- a CDS encoding universal stress protein, producing MARNGPVVVGVDGSPSGLEAVEVAAREAAYRNRPLRVVHAFVWPSTHMPLGAVEGDLRYEAKRIVAEAEERARATAPEVEAGGEVVTGEALAVLEEESRSAALMVVGSRGLGGFARLLIGSVAGQLAAHSHCPVLVVRGRTDGTGPVLVGVDGSPAGETALGFAFEAAAARETGVVALHAWSEWSVPVPPPEDESAPYAYEPGMLKADEERLLAESLAGWRERYPDVPVEHRLVRGRAREALVEASEEARLLVVGKRGRGGFAGLLLGSVSQAATQHAHCPVVVVPHA
- a CDS encoding cation-translocating P-type ATPase; this translates as MVRDEQAPVTAPPAAGLSAAEAAARLERYGPNIVSTARPTPLWHRIGTQLRDPLILVLLVAIALTIATGDYLDTSIISFVVVVNTAVGVTQEVRAERAVMALRELSAPGARVVRGGEERHVPSSEVVPGDLVLLGEGDIVPADGELLEEAALLVDESSLTGEAEPVGKPLPADGEQRPVVSAGTVVVRGRARFVVTATGADSATGRIAALMTTKPAATPLQRRLAAFGRVLAAVAVVLCLVVLVIGLLRGQDPELMAVTAISLVVAAVPESLPAVVTLGLALGARRMAERNAIVRRLPAVETLGSVTVIATDKTGTLTEGRMSAQRLWTRHGTAAVSGTGYAPEGRVEREDTELRPDTAPDVTELLTAAVLCNDAALQAPDAPDATDSGDRRSGEARSSARGDAADWHALGDPTEAALLTAGARLGLDREALAREWPRTEEVPFTSDRARMTTVHRRPGGGLRVVCKGAPEVVLAPEVLADGAGTLAEAAEAAGRLAAEGYRVLAVAVADRAEPPEDGGDWESGLNLLGLIGILDPPREAAAATVAACRRAGIIPVLITGDHPLTAGVVARRLGIVEAGEEAEEVTTGDRIRDGSAGDLTRPRVFARTSPEQKLDIVQAWRGAGHVVAMTGDGVNDGPALHRADIGVAMGRRGTEVARQAADLVLADDDLGTVVAAVEEGRRVYANVRRFLLYGLAGGAAEILVMLFGPFLGMPLPLLPAQILWINLLTHGLPGVALGAEPVAPDTMRQPPRPPEESVLGAGLWPRILAMGLVIAGASLGVGIWAHETGRPWQTMVFLVLGATQLGVGLASRARPGTFTNPFLLVGIAAALALQIAGVYLPPLQKLLGTEALSAGDLLIGCALSAVGYAAMRLQVRLSARAERSAGAEAAEVAGDPEVAGDPETPGAPEDRERAAGR
- a CDS encoding helix-turn-helix domain-containing protein gives rise to the protein MSETENGKAHRTPDPGDIGRRITLQRERLGLTREEAAARAGMAPGYLAYLEEHSADPSAPGIARLAGALGTSVDALRGAGAARPAGRSRAAAHPRLVPLDAEECWSLLSSHGVGRIGLSLADDPVIVPVNYVVEAGRIAYRTAPGTATARAAGHRVAFEVDAVDDAMSRGWSVLVVGRARHVTEPDMVGRLAELTHAEPWAGGVRDFWVLIDPERLSGRRIETD
- a CDS encoding potassium channel family protein, giving the protein MRAIIAGAGRLGSRIARVLTAEQHDVTLVDLDERRPAGPAGGAGPDFVPGDACEPAVLEHAGVLTADVLVAATDRDEDNLVISHLAKTRFAVPRVAARVNDPENTWLFDEHWGVDIAVPADMPLVALVEEVAGAVDTVSLLRLGQTGVGVIETLVSAGSRADGRRIDDLRLPAGTLVAAVIRDGEPVFPTRDLPLRPGDILFLVSHTATEQEIRSAVQ
- a CDS encoding CBS domain-containing protein, whose amino-acid sequence is MRHRTVGELMTREVVSVRPDTPFKELAGLLAERRVTAVPVVDAAGRPVGVVSENDLLRKATDRLETGDRVSPMPHLEAWERAKAEGARAEEVMSAPAVCVRPDWTVVEAARLMEIHGIKRLPVVDASDRLLGIISRRDLLRVFLRTDEAIRAEILHDILAETVGDAARGVTAEVTDGQVLLGGTVPSRRLVPVLVRLCRGVDGVVGVREHIDHNGAGPVREGPLV